A genomic region of Aquificaceae bacterium contains the following coding sequences:
- a CDS encoding DUF58 domain-containing protein, producing the protein MKTRYKVRVNRAGVIFIGITIFLGVAAVNTANNLLYLVVSYMLSFMLLSGVWSLYNLRGLEVILIPPEEVYANTMTELRVVVKNKKRLPAFLISIRLKEGSCVFPLILGGKEVEGKLSTVFERRGHYSSINLEIASSFPVGLFERFYSVEVPINMVVFPKPMAVAERHLITFQRERGQANLQSRSRGYDELYGVREYSNEPMKFIHWKTSAKTGSLYVKEMVDESAPPIVLSLDMVEGSLEERLSKLTYLVIRLISEGRAVGLKLTDKTIEPSTGTSHKRRLLTELALL; encoded by the coding sequence GTGAAAACAAGATACAAGGTCAGGGTTAACAGGGCTGGAGTTATATTTATAGGCATAACCATATTCTTAGGCGTGGCGGCGGTAAATACCGCCAACAATCTACTATATCTGGTAGTATCTTACATGCTCTCCTTCATGCTACTTTCTGGAGTTTGGTCTCTTTACAACCTAAGAGGGCTTGAGGTAATCCTTATACCACCGGAGGAGGTTTACGCAAACACTATGACTGAGCTTAGGGTCGTGGTAAAAAACAAAAAAAGACTTCCCGCCTTTCTCATAAGCATAAGGCTAAAAGAGGGTAGCTGTGTCTTTCCTCTTATACTTGGAGGTAAGGAAGTAGAAGGCAAGCTTTCTACAGTTTTTGAAAGAAGGGGGCATTACTCAAGTATAAATCTTGAGATAGCTTCTTCCTTTCCTGTGGGTCTTTTTGAAAGGTTTTATAGTGTAGAAGTTCCCATAAACATGGTGGTATTTCCAAAGCCTATGGCAGTGGCAGAAAGACATTTAATCACTTTTCAAAGGGAAAGAGGTCAAGCCAATCTCCAAAGTAGAAGTCGCGGTTATGATGAGCTGTATGGGGTTAGAGAATATTCCAACGAGCCTATGAAATTTATCCATTGGAAGACTTCTGCAAAAACGGGTAGTTTATATGTAAAGGAAATGGTGGACGAGTCCGCACCGCCGATAGTCCTCAGCTTAGATATGGTGGAGGGCAGTCTTGAAGAACGCCTTTCAAAACTTACCTACTTAGTCATAAGACTTATCTCGGAGGGGAGAGCAGTGGGTCTAAAACTCACAGACAAAACTATTGAGCCTTCCACAGGCACTTCTCACAAAAGAAGATTGCTGACCGAGTTAGCCCTCCTGTAG
- a CDS encoding slipin family protein: MKPILDLLPFLLFLAVVLASIAGGDIIKFIGGLAMGFSPLIVIAILVIIFLATAVKIVPEYQRAVIFRLGRVIGAKGPGLFILIPIIDKMVKVDLRTITLDVPTQDIITRDNVSVSVDAVVYFRVVDPVKAIVQVENYLYATSQIAQTTLRSVCGAAELDELLSEREKLNLQLQEIIDRQTDPWGVKVVAVELKRIDLPEELRKAMARQAEAERERRAKIIAAEAEYQAAQKLAEAAQILATQPIAIQLRYLETIQNVATKPGNTVLVPIPTELFRVFFGENKIQGQG, encoded by the coding sequence ATGAAGCCTATTTTGGACCTTTTACCTTTTTTACTCTTCCTTGCGGTTGTGCTTGCAAGTATAGCGGGGGGAGACATAATTAAATTCATAGGAGGTTTAGCTATGGGTTTTTCTCCTCTGATAGTTATAGCCATCTTAGTAATCATATTTCTTGCCACTGCGGTGAAAATAGTGCCAGAGTATCAAAGAGCGGTTATCTTCAGGCTCGGAAGGGTAATAGGAGCAAAGGGACCTGGTCTTTTCATCCTTATACCCATAATTGACAAAATGGTAAAGGTAGACCTTAGAACCATCACTCTTGATGTGCCTACGCAGGACATAATTACCAGAGATAATGTGTCTGTTAGCGTGGATGCGGTGGTCTATTTTAGAGTGGTTGACCCTGTAAAGGCTATAGTCCAAGTTGAAAACTACCTATACGCTACCTCTCAGATAGCACAAACTACTTTAAGAAGCGTGTGTGGTGCTGCAGAGCTTGACGAACTACTTTCTGAAAGAGAAAAGCTAAACCTTCAACTACAGGAGATAATTGACAGACAAACAGACCCTTGGGGCGTGAAAGTTGTGGCAGTGGAGCTAAAGAGAATAGACCTACCAGAAGAACTTCGTAAGGCTATGGCAAGACAGGCAGAGGCGGAAAGGGAAAGAAGGGCAAAGATAATTGCAGCAGAAGCGGAATATCAGGCAGCACAAAAGCTGGCAGAAGCGGCACAAATACTTGCAACCCAGCCTATAGCTATACAGCTTAGATACCTTGAGACCATACAAAACGTAGCCACAAAACCAGGCAACACGGTCCTTGTGCCAATACCAACAGAGCTTTTTAGAGTTTTCTTCGGTGAAAACAAGATACAAGGTCAGGGTTAA